Below is a window of Tolypothrix bouteillei VB521301 DNA.
TATAGAATTACACAAAGAGGACTACAGCTCGGTAAGTTGAGTTGTAGTTTCTACCTAAGAAACTACTTGCTCAAGCAAATCACAAACCTTGCATACACATACTGCTTGTAGTCAGAAATGTTAAACATTGATACAAAAATTTACATAAAAACTTAAGAGAACTCTGTAAAGCTCAAATGAGTCAACATAACAATTTCATTATACGCGAATTTTTTTGCAAACTAAATATCTTCCCAAGTTCCCCATTGTAAGGGTTTTTGTCTTTCAACATGATCGATTAATTGTATAATTGGTCGGTCTATTTTAAGAGGTGTTTTAAAATTAAACTGAATCGTTTGAAAAATTTTAGTATCACCTTTGATAAAATGAATTCCAAAAATATGAGTTAGCCATAATATGGCTCTGCTAAATATCAAACTAATTATTCCCTTGCGTCTGTTCATTAACAAAAGAGGCTGAACTTCCGTTTTTCCTTCTTGAAGAAGGCGCAGTGCAAACATTAAGTGTAAACGAAAAAAACTAGTACTAATCGTTGCTATTCCAGTACTACCATACCAATAACAAATACTGTATTTAATAGTACCCTTATAGAAGGGACGAATCAGCTTAAGATAAAAAGAAGCCCTGCCATCATATTTAGTGTTGTTGAAGAGAATTGCATTTTGATTTAGTTCTTGATTTTTAAAAATAATTTCTGTTGCTAATTTATGAACTGTATTGAAATGTTGAAGATCGATAGCATTAATCATCACAACATTAGGATGGCAGTTCACGATTATCCGAGGTCCAAAAGCAATATCATACTTTTTTTGTTCTAACTCTGGCGTAAAAGGGATAGATTGTTGTGGTGTTTTTCCAGTCCAGATCCAAATCAATCCGTACTTCTCAGCAGTGGGCCAGATTTTTAACTTCACAGGAAGTGGCTTATCCAAACACGGAATACTAACACAGTTCCCTTCAGCGTCAAACTTCCAGTGATGAAAAAAACAGCGTAACGTATTCCCCTCAATTTTGCCTTCTGACAAATGAGCACCCATGTGCGGACAGTAAGCATCTGCGATAGTGACTTTTTTATTTTCACCACGATAAATCGTTAACTCTTTGCCTAAGATTGTTACAGGTTTGACTTCACCTATTCGTAAATTGTTAGATGGCATCACCCAATACCATCCTTCAATAAACACTTCTGGATTATTAAAAATTTTTAATTTACACGTAGATATAAATTTTTGTGTCTTATAATTCATTTTCTTTTAGGGCATTATTAGCGGATAGTTATCGTTCTAAAACTATCGCTAAGAAATCTTGAAAACAGTTATTATAATTACAAATAAAAAATGAAAGAATAATAAGCTAAATAATTAAAAATGCTACACACACGTACGCGATCGCTAAACTCAAATTTCTAGCATAGATTACAAATTTATATTAAAAAAGCGAATATTCTGTTTTCACAAAAGAAAATCAGTCTCTTGTGTCTAAAAGTTCTATTGAATTTCTGGAATCTATGAATTACAGCCTGCGGAGGCAGGCTTAGTTTGTGTAGCCGTGATTTCTAATCACTTAGTTTGTGTAGCCGTGATTTCCAATCACAAGCGTGTTTTTTCACTCATTGGGATGCTCCCATTAAAAGTCTGTTTCTTCAAACAATTTCTCACAGGTAATCTATGGTGCAAAACTCCAAGCTAAAGTACAGATTGTCTTCTAAGTCTGTTCTACATTTATTTGTTTTTATAAGTATCATTACATTTTTATTAGCTGGTGGAATAAGTATTTATATAGTAAAACACCTTCAAAATTCTACAAAGCAAGAGCCACAGACATCAACAACACAACTCCCTAAGCTAACAACAGTAACAGCTTTAGGATGGATCGAGCCAAAAGGAAAAGTCATTAAACTCTCTGCTACCACATCTACCGAAGGAAATCGAGTAGAGCAACTGCTAGTACAGGAGGGTGACACAGTCAAAGCAGGACAGGTCATTGCAATTCTAGATAGTCGCGATCGCTTAGCAAGCGCTTTAAAAGAAGCCCAAGAACAACTAAAAGTAGAACAAGCAAACCTAAAACGCATACAAGCAGGTGCTCAACGAGGAGAAATTGCCGAACAAGAAGCCACTGTTGCTCGCTTAGAAGCACAACGCCAAGGTGATATTAACACTCAAGTTGCTACCACAGATAGATTGCAAGCTGAGGTACGCAATGCAGTAGCCGAAAACCAACGATATCAAACACTCTACAAACAAGGTGCAATTTCTGCTTCCCAATGGGATAGCAAGCGCTTAGCGTTAGAAACAACACAAAAAAATTTGCAAGAAGCACAAGCGCAATTGAAACGTATTCAATTGACCGGTCTGCAACAAATTGAAGAAGCAAAAGCAAAACTAGATCGAATCGTTAACGTGCCAAAAGAGGATGTGGAAGTCGCTAAAGCAGAAGTCAATCGTGCTATAGCAGCGCTAGATCGAGCAAAAGTCAATTTGCAACAGGCTTATGTAAAATCACCCCAAGATGGTCAGGTTTTTCAAATCCACGTCCGTCCGGGAGAATTAATATCCAATAATGGCATTGTTGATATCGGACAAACCAGCCAAATGTATGCCATAGCTGAGGTTTACGAAAGCGATATTAATAAGGTGCATCCAGGACAGTCAGTCCAGGTTGTAGGTGATTTTTTACCTATTGAATTGCAAGGAACGGTGGAACGTAAAAGTTTGCAAGTACGGCGACAGAATGTTATTAACACAGATCCTCTCAGTAATATTGACAACCGAGTGGTAGAAGTTTATATCCGACTCGATCCTTCTTCCAGCCTGAAAGCTGCCAACTTAACTAATATGCAAGTGAGGGCGGTTATTAAACTGTGATAAAACTAATCCAACAATTGTGCCGGCGAACACCTTTAGGATGGCTGCAACTCAGTCATGAAAAAAGCCGTCTGCTTGTGGCATTATCTGGTATAACCTTTGCTGACGTTCTCATGTTCATGCAGTTAGGTTTTCATACTGCACTGTATGACAGCAATACCAGATTGCATCGCAGTTTACGAGCAGATATTGTTTTAATAAGTCCACAAGCTCGGAATTTACAAAGTTTGTCTGTCTTTTCTCGTCGGCGATTGTATCAAGCAATGGATATACCGGGGGTAAAGTCAGCAGAAGCAATATATTTCTACAACATGATTTGGAAAAACCCGCAAACCCATCGAGAAATGGGGGTGTTAGCAATTGGATTTAATCCAGATAAGCCAGCTTTTGACTTACCTGATGTTAACCAACAATTACAAGCTGTTAAATTTCCCGATACGGTTTTGTTCGATCGCGGTTCTAGAGGTGATTATCAAAAGGTCATTACTCAAGTAGCGCGAGGTAAAACCCTAACAACTGAAATAGAAGGGCGAACCGTTACTATTACTGGTTTATATAAAGTAGGGGCTTCTTTTGGAGCAGAAAGTAACTTAATTACCAGCGATCGAAACTTTTTACGTCTATTCCCCAGAAGACAATCCAGCAGCATTAGTTTGGGTTTGATTGAGGTCAAACAAGGATACGAGCCAAAAAAGGTAGCAGCTATGTTGCAAGCTTACCTGAGAAATGATGTCAGAGTGCTAACACATGCAGAATTTGTGGAGTTTGAAAACAATTTCTGGAGAAAAAATTCCCCGATAGGATTTATTTTTAGTCTGGGTGTCTCTATGGGGTTTGTAGTAGGTGTAATTCTTGTCTATCAAGTTTTATCTGCAGATGTTAACAGTCACGTGAAAGAATATGCAACTCTAAAAGCCATGGGCTATTGCGATCGCTATTTACTCTGTGTCATCTTTGAAGAAGCTCTAATTTTGGCAATACTGGGCTTTATTCCGGGAACAGTTGTGTCTTTAGGGCTTTACCATCTCACTCGCACCGCGACAAATTTGCCCATGTATATGACAGCCGTGCGTGGATTACAGGTGCTAATACTAACTATTATCATGTCTAGTCTTTCCGGTGCGATCGCAACTCGCAAACTTCGCTCTACCGATCCTGCGGATATGTTTTAGAATTTGGAAAATGCGTTAATTATGAACGTTACCAGGGACTTATCAACTGAGAGCTTATCACTTTCCAATAGTTTGCAGACTAACAATGGAATTTTATCTAACAAAGAAGCACTTTTAGTATTAAGTCAAAATTCCTTTTCATCTTATTGCTCTGCTCTGACTCATAGCACTGCATCAGTCACTTCCCAAGAATTTGTGAGTCAAGAGATTGCTGAAGAGCAAACTCAAAGGGAATTGCCTGGTGAAATAGCAGGAGATATTGCTAATTGGGGATTAACAGAAGATGGAAGTGAAGCTAAACCAAGATACTATAAAGATGGCGTTCATCTCTACCGTTTTGATGCTAACGGACGAACCTACCAAGGGATTGAGTACGCAAAAGAGACAATCCTGGTGATTCATGGTTGGAAAAACTCGTCTGACGATGAGATTTTTCGCAATTTACAGCAAGAACTGGCTAAACAAAATCCTTCCAAACAAGTCTTAGCTCTAGATTGGCGAGAGCCAGCAAATCATGACGAAGACAAGGGTCTGCAACCTAAATATACATCAGGCTCTGTTGCCCCAGTTGCTCAATGGGCTGCTAGAACTCTTAATAACTTGGAAATAACAGCTCGGCAGTTGAGTGTTGTAGGTTTTAGCCTCGGAGCATATGTTGCTGCCGAAATTGGCTTTCTTTTGGGCAAAGTTGCTCATCTTACAGCTTTAGATCCTGCCAATGAAGCTAGTAGTTATGATATTGATGGCAATACTTTTGGTCAGCAAAAACCCAAGCCTTTTGGAGATGTGGCTTATGAATCGTTAGCAGTCGTCGTGTCAGACGAAAGCGGAGGTTTTGCTGGTGATAACAACTATGCAGCTACTGCCAATAGTTCTTTTCTGTTACGTTTTCGTGGGGATAATTGGAATGAATATGACCGGAATGTCAAGTACCATACTGGAGTGGTAGAAGTGTATACAGATTTCATTTCTCGCCAGCGCAGCCTACCTGCTTTTGAGTCCAATCGCTTCGACAACAATGGAGGTAATGGCTCAATCCATGAAGGTTGCTTTAATATCAACCGTCGTGATGAACATTGGTATGAGGATGGTTTTGACTATTTTTCAGGCTCAACCCAATTGAGACGTTGGGTTTGACAGTGACCAATGGCTGTCAATGCTGTCAGGATATGTCTGGCAATACAATAACCTCGGTCAAGTTACTTATTTTTCATCTATTGTTTTGTATAACTGTGGAATGATGTAGAGAGCCTTCAGATTAGGTTTCCTAGTAAGCATGAGTGGCTGGCACAAATATCAGATTTTGGGGAAGCCTGAATTTGTGCCAATCCAAGTATTCATTGAGGAATGAATCATGTTTTATCATACCAAGAAACTACAGTACTTTAAAGCACCAGAAAGACCAGACGCTCTTTACGCAAAAAAAATTCAGGAACTTATTGGCGGTACTTTTGGTGAGATGACCGTAATGATGCAGTACCTGTTCCAAGGTTGGAACTGTCGCGGACCTGCTAAATACCGCGATATGCTTTTGGATATCGGTACCGAAGAAATCGGTCACGTTGAAATGCTAGCTACGATGATTGCTCACTTGCTGGATAAAGCACCTATTCAATTGCAAGAAGAGGGAGCACAAGACCCAGTTGTGGGTTCAGTTATGGGTGGTACTAAAGCACGCGATACTATTACGGATATTATAGGGGCAGCAATGAATCCCCAGCACGCTATTGTCTCAGGTTTGGGCGCAATGCCTGCTGACAGTGTTGGTTTTCCTTGGAATGGTCGCTTTATCGTTGCCAGTGGTAACCTGCTAGCAGATTTCCGTTCCAATCTTCATGCTGAATCTCAAGGACGTTTGCAAGCCGTGCGAATGTACGAAATGACTAATGACCCTGGTGTTAGAGATACCTTGAGTTTCATGATTGCTCGCGATACCATGCACCAGAACCAATGGATTGCAGCTGTTAAGGAACTAGAAGAATCAGGATTGGAAACAACTCCTGTTCCCAGTTCCTTCCCACTGGATTTGGAGAAGCGCGAGTTTGCATATCAGTTCTGGAACCACTCTGAAGGTACTGAAAGTGCTGAAGGTCGCTGGGCAAAAGGTCCTTCTCCAGATGGCAAGGGTGAATTCCAGTATATTGAAAATCCCAAACCTCTCGGACCAGAACCCAATCCACCTCAAACAGATCCACGGCTCCATGGAACTCAACTCTCACCTACAGCCGGAACGGGACAAGTTCAAGGCGGAAATGGTTCTCCTTTGATCGATCGCACCACCATTAGTAAGTAATACCGATTTCCGCGCATCTTAACAAGACAAATAAGATCCCCTCAAACTTAGAGGGGATCTTATTTGGCATTACGCCCCCTGCAATACCATTAATTATGCGAGCGATCGCGGGCATCCAAAAATGTTTGCAGCAGTCCTCGAGTGTAAGGTAGTAAAACCGATTTATGTTCCGGGCTTAAACGCTTGAGCAATTCTTCTATTAATAATTGAGTCGATACTTCTGCTATCTCCCATTTCACTTCTATACATCCTAAAACCATGATGCATAAGTTAATAAGTTCTTGCTCTACTGGAATTAAGTTTTGTTCTAAAACACACAACCAAAGGTAGGATTGAAACATATTAAGATCTCGAATGCTTGAATGTGCTACATCAGCATCTGCTAGCCAACCACTACGACTGTGGTAGTTGGGAAAAATTTCAACAAGTCGATAATGAACGCTGCGTGCGATTTCCTCTGCAACCGATATCATTTGCTCTACGACAGTTAATGCTTGCGATCGCGGTTCATGCGTCGCCGCCGCTGTACAAACTCGCTGCCAGGGCATAGCAACTTGTTCCTCAACAACCTTCAAGTATGAACTCAACAGAAGTATCTCTATAGGTGTTAAGTAACTTAGTATTAACTTATTTGTAAATTTTAACTGCGTGGTCATAAACCCCAAGGCACGCCAATCTTTAGACGCCAAAAGTTGCTCTTGAAACACTAGTAATATTGGCTCTAGATCGTATGATATCTGGGCCAATGTTGTCTGGTCGAGCGATAAAAGCGATCGCATCTCAAAAGCCCAATTGGCATTTGATGATTTTGCTGTGTTTGGAGCAAGGCTGAGCGATCGCTGTTGATAAACTTGCAGTAGTTTTTTGTACACCCGTGTGGCAAATTGCGTTATTCGTCTGGCTTCATTCAAATCTAAAACATTAGGGATATAATTGTGCAAGGTCTTAGTTTGTATCCAAGCCATTTGACTGTTAATATCCAATATATTGTCTGTCAACTTTGTTACAGTTAGAGCACGCCCCTCTAGTGAATTAGCTATTATGAGAGATTCGTAATTTGAAGAGTCTTGTAACAACAACAGAGAGGAGAGGTTAGGTGCATAACGCTGCGCCCAAAGGTCGAGCAAGGTGTTAACTGAGGAACTTTTAACAGAATGAAGGCTTTTTAGTAACATTGTTTTCTTTTATAAATAGCAATCGATCAAAAAACCTGCTTGTGTAATGCTTTTACACGGTTATTTGAGATGCTCCCCAAGTCTGACTCCTGCTTGTAGCCAACCACACCAGTTCTTACTTGTCTCGAACAAGAAATCGTATATAATTATACCCTAATATATGCGGACTCAATATTACGTGTCACAAATCGCTGATAAATAATATACCAGCAGTATCAACCACCCTTGCCAAGTAAATTTTGTTAAGAGAGTTTAAAATTGATTCTCTTTATAGTATGCAATATGATGCCTGGGGATAGATTTAAAAAATAAAACTAGTATATGAAGGTAGAAATACGGACGCAGATGGCAGAAGGCGCAAAAGATCTGAATATAAACTTTTTGCCTGTTACTAATGGTTTCCTTATTTTCGCTAACTTATACTAGTAGTTATATTATCATTAACAACCCGTACATAGAGACCCTACATAGAAACAGATAGGGAATTCCGTGAAAGGACAGCAGAGAAAGGGCAGATGGCAGAACGTAGAGAATAAGATAGTTATTTCAGTAAAATACAGCCAACTATGACCTTTATTCTTACAAATGACGACGGGATCGATGCTCCTGGGATTCGCGCACTTCTAAAAGCCGTCAATAGTCAAGAAGTTCTGATTGTCGCCCCAAGAGATCACCTCTCTGGCTGCGGACACCAAGTCACTACCACTCAAGCAATTCATGTTAACCGACGCTCAGACAATGAGTACGCCATTGCAGGCACTCCTGCAGATTGTGTCAGAATCGCACTGTCACATATTTGCCCAAATATCAAATGGGTACTATCTGGCATCAATGCTGGAGGAAATCTCGGAGTTGATGCCTACATTTCCGGTACTGTTGCTGCCGTGCGAGAAGCTACAATGAACGGTATTCCCGGAATTGCGGTGTCTCACTATCGCAAACGTAATGTAGTCGTGGATTGGGATGTTCTGGCAAGATGGACATCTCGTGTTTTGGCTGATTTACTCAACCGTCCTTTAGAATCAAAGACCTTCTGGAACGTCAACCTACCCCACCTTATGCCAGGAGAACCCGAGCCAGAAGTTGTGTTTTGTCAACCCTGTACAAAACCGTTGCCTATCAACTACCGTATTGAAGGTGAGAATTTTTACTATTATGGAGAGTATGCCAAACGCGATCGCACTCCTGGTAGTGACGTGGATATATGTTTTTCAGGTAAAATTGCCGTGACTCAGTTAAAGATTTAACGAAGAAAGGCTAAAGGATGAAGGATCGAAGCTACAACAGGGTAAGGTAACGTTCTTCGACCGTTCATACTCGATCCTTCATTCCGATGGTCCTTCAATTAAAGTCATCAGACGATCTAAGGTTCGCGTAAGTTGTGTGAGTTTTTGTAATGAGTCATCTTGAGTGTCCGCAAGAGTTTGCACGGCATCACACAGCGCAAAAATTTGATACCCTTGCTGCTGGAGTTGTCGTCCTTGTGCTTCAACTTGGACGCTAAGAGTATCCACTCTTTCCGCGAGACGTTCTATAGTCTCTGTAGTAGAAAGTACAGCTTCTCCAATTTGTTCCACGATGGACTCCAATCTGCTTACTTTGATTTGAGACCCTGCCAGTACCATAATATTTGCACCTTTATTTTGAGAGTTGTCGGTAATTTCTCGTAAAAAATTTGAAATAGATATATAGTCAGCCATGCAAAATAAACATTGCTGATTGAATAGTATTCTGCTGGTGTTCCCAACACACTGGTGAAAACCCTTAATTTAGAGAGGTTTCACGATTTGTAATGAAAGTATTTTCTCGGAGATTTAGAAAACAAATTGAAATTTTGTTCATTACACACTTTCTAGAACCTTAATCCAAAAATTCTAAAAAACTGATTTTTGTTTGGACATCTAGACCGAGAATTTATAACTTAAAAGCATTTTCAGATAAAGACACTACAACCTTAGGAGCGCAATGCATTACGCCCTTACAAAGGGTGCGATTCATCTAATCGAAAACTGCTATGTTATAAATCCAACATTTGGATTTTGCAATCCAATCTTAAGAGAGGTGACAAGTAGAAACTCCATCACCGATCGCGGGCGATCGGTGACCAATTAGCGATCGCCGCTCGCTTGTGTACTTAAGATAGTAGCAAATTCTAACACACAGTACAGCAAGATGTCATATTTCTCTTTACAATTCATCTTACAAAAGTTCAATTTATTTTCCTTTATGCGAAATTTATAAAAAAACACGATCCCGTGCAGATGGATGAAGATTCAGTGAAAGTACTGTTGAGCTTGATTCCCTTTTGTGAAGCTTCTTTTATAGTCAAAGTAATATTGCGTGATTCTACGTTTTTCGCTCAACTGGCTTGACAATGTACCAGATATCTTACACAACTGTTATTGAAGGTGCAGCTGCTAATACTTGGGATTTGCAACTAAAACCTCATGCTTCTGTCAACTCCAAATTTAAACGTCTCTTAGATATCCTAGGAAGTTTAGTAGGACTACTGATTCTTGCAATTGTATTCCTACCCGTGGCAATAGCAATTAAACTAGATAGCCCCGGACCAATCTTCTTTTCTCAAGAACGTTACGGGCTTCACGGACGCTCCTTCCGCCTGTGGAAATTCCGCTCCATGGTTTCAAATGCCGAACAATTGAAATCAATAGTAAAAAATGAAGCCAACGGTCTCATTTTTAAAAATAAAAATGATTTTAGAGTGACAAAAGTAGGACGGTTTTTAAGAAGTACGAGCTTGGATGAGTTACCACAGTTTTGGAATGTTCTTGTAGGCGAAATGAGTTTGGTAGGTACTCGTCCCCCTACAGCAGATGAGGTAGCCCAATACAATCAACGCCACTGGCAACGGTTAAATGTAAAACCTGGGTTAACTGGTGAATGGCAAGTCAACGGTCGCTCTCACATCAAAGATTTTGAGCAAGTTGTGGATCTAGACTTGCAATATCAAAAGAAGTGGTATCCGTTGTACGATTTACTTTTGATTACCCGGACATTTATCATCCTTATAGGTCGAGTTGGAGCTTTCTAGAGAAACTAGCTATGATTGATTAATCATTAATTTGTAGCTAATACTCACTCAACTTACAGGGTTGGTAAAATATGCGATATTAGTACTAAATATTACGCAAACCCAAGTCAGCGATGCATAATAATATGGGGGTGATTCCTAATATGGAATAGCACCCTCTTATTTATGTCATCAGTCATTTGTCAACAAGATAGCTCGATACTGTTTGGATGATAATTTACTACTACCATTCCAGAATTTCAGCAACCCTATCTGCCAATTCTTACCCCGCAACAGCAGCACTTGCTAACTTACCATCTTCCATACGAACAATGCGATCGGCAATATCCAAAATACGGTTATCGTGAGTTACCAAAAGGATAGTACAACCTTGCTCTTTTGCAAGTTCATGCATTAAGTTAACCACATCTCGACCTGACTTACTGTCAAGAGCGGCGGTTGGTTCATCTGCTAGAACAATTTTAGGACGACTCACAAGAGCTCGGGCGATCGCAACCCGTTGTTTTTGTCCTCCTGACAAGTCATCCGGGTAGTAATTGAGGCGATTTCCCAACCCTACCAACTCCAGCATTTCAGCTGAATGTTTTAACATCTCATTTGGAGAAAGACCCTTATGCAGTTCCAAACCCATCCTTACATTTTGTATTGCTGTTAAGCTATTGTGTAAATTGTGAGCTTGAAAAATATAACCATTACTGCGTCGAGCTAGTGTCAATTGTTCTGCACTTGCACCGCAAAGTTCTCTTCCTAACACTTTCAAACTTCCATATTGCGCGGATCGCAATCCACCAACTAAGGTCAAAAGAGTCGTTTTCCCCGAACCAGAGGGACCCGTCATAATGATAATTTCACCAGCGTAGATTTCTAAGTTGATGTCAAAGAGGACTTGTTTGCGGAGTTGACCTTTCCCAAAGTAGTGTTCTAGATTTTGGACAATGATAACAGGTTTCATAATGGCTAATGGCTAATGGCTAATGGCTAATGGCTAATGGCTATTAGCACTTAAAACATATCCGCAGGATCGGCAGATTGAACTTTACGAGTGGCGATCGCACCAGAAATCATACACATAACGATAGTTAAAATTTGTACTTGCAGTGCGCGTGCCAATGTCATATATAGTGGCAAGTTAGTTGCATTTCTTGTCAGGGTGTAGAGACCAAAAGATACTGTTATACCTGGTAAAAAACCCAATACTGCCATTATTATGGCTTCTTCAAACACGACTCCTAGTAAGTAGGCATTGCGATATCCCATTGCTTTGAAAGTGGCATATTCTTTCATATGGGCATTGACGTCAGTGGAAAGAACTTGATAGACAATAATCACTCCCACTATAAAACCCATCGCTACACCTAAACTGAAGATAAAACCAATAGGTGTATTTTGTTGCCAATAACCTTTTTCAAATTCAACAAATTCTTCTTTTGTGAAAACTTGAATATCATGACTGCCTTTAAGATGAACTTTTAACGCATTTGCTACTTGCTTAACTTTTTCTGGTTCCTTATAGTCCGGTTGCAACTGAACTAGACCTAAATTTACGCTTCCTGCATCTTGCTTGCTAAAGATGCGTAAAAAGTTTTGATCGCTAGTTATCAGACTGCCATCTGCAATAAAGGAAGCTCCAACTTTAAATAAACCGCGAATCGTAATTGTTCGTCGTTCTATTTCAGTGGTAGCAGGTTTGTTTTGACTGACTTGGGCATAAACTTTTTCATACTCTCCTCTAGAACCACTGTCAAACAGTACGGTATCTGGAAGCTTGATAGCGTTTATTTGACTGTTG
It encodes the following:
- a CDS encoding aromatic ring-hydroxylating oxygenase subunit alpha, giving the protein MNYKTQKFISTCKLKIFNNPEVFIEGWYWVMPSNNLRIGEVKPVTILGKELTIYRGENKKVTIADAYCPHMGAHLSEGKIEGNTLRCFFHHWKFDAEGNCVSIPCLDKPLPVKLKIWPTAEKYGLIWIWTGKTPQQSIPFTPELEQKKYDIAFGPRIIVNCHPNVVMINAIDLQHFNTVHKLATEIIFKNQELNQNAILFNNTKYDGRASFYLKLIRPFYKGTIKYSICYWYGSTGIATISTSFFRLHLMFALRLLQEGKTEVQPLLLMNRRKGIISLIFSRAILWLTHIFGIHFIKGDTKIFQTIQFNFKTPLKIDRPIIQLIDHVERQKPLQWGTWEDI
- a CDS encoding ABC exporter membrane fusion protein, whose translation is MQNSKLKYRLSSKSVLHLFVFISIITFLLAGGISIYIVKHLQNSTKQEPQTSTTQLPKLTTVTALGWIEPKGKVIKLSATTSTEGNRVEQLLVQEGDTVKAGQVIAILDSRDRLASALKEAQEQLKVEQANLKRIQAGAQRGEIAEQEATVARLEAQRQGDINTQVATTDRLQAEVRNAVAENQRYQTLYKQGAISASQWDSKRLALETTQKNLQEAQAQLKRIQLTGLQQIEEAKAKLDRIVNVPKEDVEVAKAEVNRAIAALDRAKVNLQQAYVKSPQDGQVFQIHVRPGELISNNGIVDIGQTSQMYAIAEVYESDINKVHPGQSVQVVGDFLPIELQGTVERKSLQVRRQNVINTDPLSNIDNRVVEVYIRLDPSSSLKAANLTNMQVRAVIKL
- the devC gene encoding ABC transporter permease DevC, translated to MIKLIQQLCRRTPLGWLQLSHEKSRLLVALSGITFADVLMFMQLGFHTALYDSNTRLHRSLRADIVLISPQARNLQSLSVFSRRRLYQAMDIPGVKSAEAIYFYNMIWKNPQTHREMGVLAIGFNPDKPAFDLPDVNQQLQAVKFPDTVLFDRGSRGDYQKVITQVARGKTLTTEIEGRTVTITGLYKVGASFGAESNLITSDRNFLRLFPRRQSSSISLGLIEVKQGYEPKKVAAMLQAYLRNDVRVLTHAEFVEFENNFWRKNSPIGFIFSLGVSMGFVVGVILVYQVLSADVNSHVKEYATLKAMGYCDRYLLCVIFEEALILAILGFIPGTVVSLGLYHLTRTATNLPMYMTAVRGLQVLILTIIMSSLSGAIATRKLRSTDPADMF
- a CDS encoding alpha/beta fold hydrolase, which encodes MNVTRDLSTESLSLSNSLQTNNGILSNKEALLVLSQNSFSSYCSALTHSTASVTSQEFVSQEIAEEQTQRELPGEIAGDIANWGLTEDGSEAKPRYYKDGVHLYRFDANGRTYQGIEYAKETILVIHGWKNSSDDEIFRNLQQELAKQNPSKQVLALDWREPANHDEDKGLQPKYTSGSVAPVAQWAARTLNNLEITARQLSVVGFSLGAYVAAEIGFLLGKVAHLTALDPANEASSYDIDGNTFGQQKPKPFGDVAYESLAVVVSDESGGFAGDNNYAATANSSFLLRFRGDNWNEYDRNVKYHTGVVEVYTDFISRQRSLPAFESNRFDNNGGNGSIHEGCFNINRRDEHWYEDGFDYFSGSTQLRRWV
- a CDS encoding manganese catalase family protein; protein product: MFYHTKKLQYFKAPERPDALYAKKIQELIGGTFGEMTVMMQYLFQGWNCRGPAKYRDMLLDIGTEEIGHVEMLATMIAHLLDKAPIQLQEEGAQDPVVGSVMGGTKARDTITDIIGAAMNPQHAIVSGLGAMPADSVGFPWNGRFIVASGNLLADFRSNLHAESQGRLQAVRMYEMTNDPGVRDTLSFMIARDTMHQNQWIAAVKELEESGLETTPVPSSFPLDLEKREFAYQFWNHSEGTESAEGRWAKGPSPDGKGEFQYIENPKPLGPEPNPPQTDPRLHGTQLSPTAGTGQVQGGNGSPLIDRTTISK
- the surE gene encoding 5'/3'-nucleotidase SurE translates to MTFILTNDDGIDAPGIRALLKAVNSQEVLIVAPRDHLSGCGHQVTTTQAIHVNRRSDNEYAIAGTPADCVRIALSHICPNIKWVLSGINAGGNLGVDAYISGTVAAVREATMNGIPGIAVSHYRKRNVVVDWDVLARWTSRVLADLLNRPLESKTFWNVNLPHLMPGEPEPEVVFCQPCTKPLPINYRIEGENFYYYGEYAKRDRTPGSDVDICFSGKIAVTQLKI
- a CDS encoding sugar transferase: MYQISYTTVIEGAAANTWDLQLKPHASVNSKFKRLLDILGSLVGLLILAIVFLPVAIAIKLDSPGPIFFSQERYGLHGRSFRLWKFRSMVSNAEQLKSIVKNEANGLIFKNKNDFRVTKVGRFLRSTSLDELPQFWNVLVGEMSLVGTRPPTADEVAQYNQRHWQRLNVKPGLTGEWQVNGRSHIKDFEQVVDLDLQYQKKWYPLYDLLLITRTFIILIGRVGAF
- a CDS encoding DevA family ABC transporter ATP-binding protein, which codes for MKPVIIVQNLEHYFGKGQLRKQVLFDINLEIYAGEIIIMTGPSGSGKTTLLTLVGGLRSAQYGSLKVLGRELCGASAEQLTLARRSNGYIFQAHNLHNSLTAIQNVRMGLELHKGLSPNEMLKHSAEMLELVGLGNRLNYYPDDLSGGQKQRVAIARALVSRPKIVLADEPTAALDSKSGRDVVNLMHELAKEQGCTILLVTHDNRILDIADRIVRMEDGKLASAAVAG
- the devC gene encoding ABC transporter permease DevC; translation: MIGFIVQEIGRRTPLGWLQLTHQKGRFLVALSGIAFADVLMFMQLGFQTALFDSNTRLHRSMNADIFLVSPQARNLAYLSTFPRRRLLQARDIPGVKSADGMYLGFIDWKNPQTRKETGVLIMGFNPDRPAFDLPEVNSQINAIKLPDTVLFDSGSRGEYEKVYAQVSQNKPATTEIERRTITIRGLFKVGASFIADGSLITSDQNFLRIFSKQDAGSVNLGLVQLQPDYKEPEKVKQVANALKVHLKGSHDIQVFTKEEFVEFEKGYWQQNTPIGFIFSLGVAMGFIVGVIIVYQVLSTDVNAHMKEYATFKAMGYRNAYLLGVVFEEAIIMAVLGFLPGITVSFGLYTLTRNATNLPLYMTLARALQVQILTIVMCMISGAIATRKVQSADPADMF